CCGCGGAGGACCTGCTGAAACAGCTGGGCGGTTTCCAGCCCAAGCTGGTCATGTTGTTCGCCTCGCGTGAGCGCGACCAGAGCGCGCTCAACCGCGCCGTGCGCGAGCGCCTGCCCAAGGGCTGCCGCCTGCTGGGCGCCACCACCGCCGGAGAGCTGGACAACACCGGCATCTACTCTGGCCAGGTGGTCATCGGCGCCCTGGCCGGTGACTTCGACGTGGGCCTGGGCATGGGCGTGGGCCTGAGCTCCGACGCGGTGTCCGCCGGCGCCACCGCCATCCGCAAGGCCTGCGAGGAGCTGGGCGTGCGGCAGGCGGACCTGGATCCGCGCAAGTACGTGGGCCTGGTGATCGACGACGGCTTCCGCTACAAGAAGGAGGAGCTGCTGCTCGGCATCCTCGAGAAGAACCAGACGCTGGTGCTCGTGGGCGGCGGCGCCAGCGACGACAACCGCGACATGAGCAAGCAGTCCGCGCAGCTGCACGTGGACGGCGAGGTGGCCACCGACGCCGTCGTCGTCGGCCTGTTCCGCACCAACGCGCCCTTCGCCGCCCTGCGCTCGCACTGGTACATCCCCACCGGCGAGCGCATGACCATCACCAAGGTCGACGAGACGCACACGCGCGCGCTGGAGATCGACGGCAAGCCGGCGGCCCTGCGCTACGCGGACCTGCTCGGGTGCCAGCCGGCGGAGCTGGAGTTCGGCACCCCGAAGGGTTTCGCCGTCCGCCCGACCGCACTCCGAGTGGGGCGCGAGTACTTCATCCGCGCGCCCTGGAAGCCCATCCTCGAGGACAACTCCATTCTTTTCGCCAACTTGCTGGAGGAGGGCTCGGAGCTGGAGCTGATGAAGATCGGCGACATGGCCGGAATGACGAAAACCTTCTTCACCGAGGAGCTGCCCAGGCGGGTACACAACCCCCAGGCCGCCCTCCTGTTTCACTGCGGTGGGAGAATGTGGTACGCGAGCGCTACAGGTAAGGTGCCGGAGCTAGCCCAGACCTTGCGCTCCGCGCCCACGGCGGCTGGAATGAATGTGCACTTCGAGATCTACTCGGGGTTCCACATCAACACCACGCTGACCGTGCTGGCGTTCGGATCCAACTGATGAGCCTCTCCCCCACCGCGCAAACCGAAAGCCCAACCCACCGCATCCTCCTCCTGACCAGCGAGCGTGAGACCGAACAGGTCCAGAGCGCGCTGCGCCGCTCGGCGCCGCAGGCCCAGGTGGAGCGTGTCACCAGCGCCGACGCGCTCACCACGGCGCTGGCCAGGCCGTGGGCGCTGGCGGTGATCGGCACCGAGGCCCCTGGGCTGTCACTGGCCCAGGTGCAGGCGGTGTGGAAGGACAAGGGTGGCACCACGCCCTTCGTGGTGCTGTCGCAGAAGTGGAGCGACGACACGCTGGCGGCCGCC
The nucleotide sequence above comes from Hyalangium gracile. Encoded proteins:
- a CDS encoding FIST signal transduction protein, which codes for MAQVKMQTARTSEKEPVAAAEDLLKQLGGFQPKLVMLFASRERDQSALNRAVRERLPKGCRLLGATTAGELDNTGIYSGQVVIGALAGDFDVGLGMGVGLSSDAVSAGATAIRKACEELGVRQADLDPRKYVGLVIDDGFRYKKEELLLGILEKNQTLVLVGGGASDDNRDMSKQSAQLHVDGEVATDAVVVGLFRTNAPFAALRSHWYIPTGERMTITKVDETHTRALEIDGKPAALRYADLLGCQPAELEFGTPKGFAVRPTALRVGREYFIRAPWKPILEDNSILFANLLEEGSELELMKIGDMAGMTKTFFTEELPRRVHNPQAALLFHCGGRMWYASATGKVPELAQTLRSAPTAAGMNVHFEIYSGFHINTTLTVLAFGSN